The following coding sequences lie in one Pseudoalteromonas sp. Scap06 genomic window:
- a CDS encoding methyl-accepting chemotaxis protein, giving the protein MISNLNQIGFTSIKAKLLASFSLIIIMLIVTAGIGIYNLSIMNDQMSKIINVSAEKVKLAARVNQGALAVSRAEKNIILADSKAAMDEYADFIAQTRDEMLKRRATLRNLVNDNGKRLLDEFAATWDEYIEVNLQIRDLARADLNDKAIALSKNEGRRLNDLAISQMTNLVNAIEQDMANDELEAQARHSSAYSLMLVITLVGLIAGIVIAIFISSRITGALNRLSHRMNDIADGEGDLTVTVDDSSKDETGDVARAFNKFVAKIRTTITSVASETTQVASTSEELSIVSNTTSAAVKKLHDETQQVATAMTQMNATIQDVANSAENAASSASDSNNNAKAGESMVNETVHAVDNLTKEINQSASAIEKLQADSENISTILDVIKGVSEQTNLLALNAAIEAARAGEQGRGFAVVADEVRTLAQRTKESATNIEQMIDKFQSGILTAIEVMTKSQQQTDLVVEKVSKTGETLRTINDYSSAINDMNAQIASAAEQQAVVADEISRNVVNIKQVTEQSSAATEQTSTASNEMAILGNNLLKLVQQFKV; this is encoded by the coding sequence ATGATTTCAAATTTAAATCAAATTGGTTTCACTTCAATTAAAGCAAAATTATTAGCGAGTTTTAGTCTAATAATCATCATGCTAATTGTTACTGCTGGGATTGGTATATATAACCTTTCCATAATGAATGATCAAATGAGTAAAATAATTAATGTTTCAGCTGAAAAAGTAAAACTGGCAGCTAGAGTCAATCAAGGCGCTTTAGCTGTATCTCGAGCTGAAAAAAATATAATTTTGGCAGACTCAAAAGCAGCCATGGATGAATACGCCGACTTCATAGCTCAAACGCGAGATGAAATGCTAAAGCGACGTGCAACTCTTCGCAATTTAGTCAATGACAACGGCAAACGTTTACTCGATGAATTTGCCGCGACATGGGATGAATATATTGAGGTAAATCTTCAAATTCGTGATCTAGCAAGAGCTGATTTAAACGACAAAGCAATAGCCTTATCTAAAAATGAAGGCAGGAGGCTAAACGATTTAGCCATTTCTCAAATGACTAATTTAGTAAATGCAATCGAACAAGATATGGCAAATGACGAGTTAGAAGCTCAAGCACGGCACTCCTCTGCATATAGCTTAATGCTTGTAATTACCCTTGTAGGCTTAATCGCAGGTATTGTTATTGCCATTTTTATCTCTTCGAGAATTACCGGCGCACTTAATCGCCTTTCACATAGAATGAACGATATTGCCGATGGCGAAGGTGATTTAACCGTAACAGTCGACGATTCATCAAAAGATGAAACCGGCGACGTTGCCCGCGCATTTAATAAATTTGTTGCTAAAATTCGCACCACAATAACCTCAGTGGCATCTGAAACCACTCAGGTTGCATCAACTTCCGAAGAGCTTTCAATAGTTAGTAACACCACAAGTGCAGCAGTTAAAAAGCTGCATGATGAAACGCAACAAGTTGCCACCGCTATGACGCAAATGAATGCAACAATTCAAGACGTTGCAAATAGCGCAGAAAATGCAGCAAGTTCAGCAAGTGATTCAAATAATAATGCTAAAGCCGGTGAAAGCATGGTGAACGAAACAGTTCACGCGGTTGATAACCTTACTAAAGAAATTAACCAATCCGCCTCTGCAATTGAAAAGCTACAAGCCGACAGCGAAAATATAAGTACCATATTAGATGTTATTAAAGGCGTATCTGAACAAACAAACTTATTGGCATTAAATGCCGCCATTGAAGCCGCAAGAGCGGGTGAGCAAGGCAGAGGCTTTGCAGTTGTTGCTGATGAAGTAAGAACCTTAGCACAACGAACTAAAGAGTCGGCCACCAACATAGAACAAATGATCGATAAGTTTCAATCCGGAATATTAACCGCCATTGAGGTAATGACCAAAAGCCAACAACAAACAGACTTAGTTGTTGAAAAAGTGAGTAAAACAGGTGAAACCCTGCGAACAATCAATGACTACAGCAGCGCAATTAATGATATGAACGCGCAAATAGCCTCAGCCGCTGAACAACAGGCCGTGGTTGCAGATGAGATCAGCCGCAACGTTGTTAATATTAAACAAGTGACAGAGCAATCATCAGCTGCAACTGAGCAAACATCAACAGCAAGTAACGAAATGGCAATACTAGGCAATAACTTATTAAAATTGGTACAACAGTTTAAAGTGTAA
- a CDS encoding transposase, with protein MSRPLRIEYAFYHVMNRGRGRENTFLSDDDFKCFLYCIEQASLRFNIEVHSYCLMTNHYHLLIKTPDANLGRAMKHINGLYTQYFNRTHNTDGALFRGRYKAVLVDADNYLLHVSRYIHRNPIETNTPLVEELAKYKWSSYSAFIKRGATPKWLVRDFIFSLQGKKRKYAAYKQFVEYENNKEISAFYGAKKLLSVLGCEDFIENIKDYIAKSDSESKLVSKKHSADDVIAYLAQYFNVEVDEIIAVKKGRKEKIYHAGLLLNYAKI; from the coding sequence ATGTCTAGGCCGCTGCGAATAGAGTATGCGTTTTATCATGTGATGAATCGTGGGAGAGGGCGTGAAAATACCTTCTTGAGCGATGACGACTTTAAGTGTTTTTTATATTGCATTGAGCAAGCAAGCCTTCGCTTTAATATTGAAGTGCATTCATATTGTTTAATGACCAATCATTACCACCTGCTAATCAAAACCCCCGATGCAAATTTAGGCAGAGCCATGAAGCATATTAATGGCCTTTATACCCAATACTTTAATCGAACACATAACACAGATGGTGCGTTGTTTAGAGGGCGCTACAAAGCGGTGCTTGTGGATGCAGATAACTATTTATTACATGTTAGTCGGTACATTCACCGTAACCCAATTGAAACGAACACACCGTTGGTAGAAGAGCTTGCTAAGTATAAATGGTCTAGCTATTCAGCTTTTATTAAAAGAGGAGCGACACCGAAATGGCTCGTCCGAGATTTTATATTTTCGCTGCAAGGCAAAAAGCGTAAATATGCAGCTTATAAGCAGTTTGTGGAATATGAAAACAACAAAGAAATAAGCGCTTTTTATGGTGCTAAAAAGTTATTGTCGGTTTTGGGTTGTGAGGACTTTATTGAAAACATAAAAGACTATATTGCCAAGTCAGATAGTGAAAGTAAGCTTGTTAGTAAAAAGCACTCAGCAGATGATGTTATAGCTTACTTAGCTCAATACTTTAATGTTGAAGTTGATGAGATTATAGCGGTTAAAAAGGGGCGAAAAGAGAAAATTTACCACGCTGGTTTGCTATTAAATTATGCCAAGATTTAA
- a CDS encoding Ig-like domain-containing protein, translating into MKIKILSLAISAVLLTGCGGSDKKSTPTVVQSVFEIQPLMTVTGKEDSPSAIVINANKVPDDAEAIVLELVEQPTLGEISGIYPNLSYVPVADQFGDDTFSFKLKKGTKESSTVKVNITLAAVNDAPVITGTPAATVQANETYHFAAAASDIDSEQLSFSIDNKPDWATFDTVTGVLSGMPSNQHAGKTSGIVIRVSDGEFEAALPAFDIEVIAVSWVKLGDLPGFEGTHLNVQSTSDDLYAVTHNFAIAAASICSSAEPSAPRLSHWDIAQNSWQKLSSPQSSRYYYQSELVDKKLYLFGGTEACASGANAQANMEVYDTQEKTWQTFAAPTFAPFINPLQASCSFNDEVIAFSKNGQQQRLNRLNTVDNSWQATELPESLNEIQHCFSKGDALFVIQRQYEQLLLSQFDVATQSVLNSELIPDFEAGVYYDTTLIGNTLYLLSAKNFVEFDFDLMQWKTLTANPFAVEVQDTTSYYLRDFKTVAYGNTLLSVGGAYTNYYGKAIYQYIPQ; encoded by the coding sequence ATGAAAATCAAAATTTTAAGTTTAGCTATATCGGCTGTATTGTTAACTGGCTGTGGGGGTTCTGATAAAAAAAGCACACCGACCGTAGTCCAAAGTGTGTTTGAGATCCAGCCATTAATGACGGTTACGGGCAAGGAAGATAGTCCATCAGCTATAGTCATTAATGCCAATAAAGTCCCTGATGACGCTGAGGCCATAGTTTTAGAATTAGTAGAACAACCTACGCTTGGTGAGATATCGGGTATATATCCAAATTTAAGCTACGTGCCGGTGGCAGACCAATTTGGTGACGATACCTTTAGCTTTAAACTAAAAAAAGGCACTAAAGAAAGTAGCACGGTAAAAGTTAATATTACCCTTGCGGCTGTTAACGATGCGCCAGTAATTACAGGAACTCCTGCTGCTACTGTGCAAGCTAATGAAACGTATCATTTTGCTGCCGCGGCTTCAGATATTGATTCTGAGCAATTGAGTTTTAGTATTGACAATAAACCTGATTGGGCGACGTTTGATACTGTAACTGGGGTATTAAGTGGTATGCCTTCAAATCAGCATGCAGGTAAAACCAGTGGTATTGTTATTCGTGTCTCAGATGGTGAATTTGAAGCTGCTTTACCTGCATTTGATATTGAAGTGATTGCAGTATCTTGGGTTAAACTCGGTGATTTACCGGGCTTTGAAGGTACGCATTTAAATGTTCAGTCAACCAGTGATGATCTGTATGCAGTGACACATAACTTTGCGATTGCTGCTGCTTCTATATGTTCAAGTGCCGAACCGAGCGCTCCGAGGTTGTCACATTGGGATATAGCACAAAATAGCTGGCAAAAACTGAGCTCACCGCAATCGAGTCGTTATTATTATCAATCAGAACTTGTTGATAAAAAGCTTTATCTCTTTGGTGGCACCGAGGCGTGTGCAAGTGGGGCAAATGCACAAGCTAATATGGAAGTGTATGATACACAAGAAAAAACCTGGCAGACGTTTGCAGCACCTACCTTTGCGCCGTTTATTAATCCGCTACAAGCGAGTTGTTCATTTAATGATGAGGTCATTGCGTTTTCTAAAAATGGTCAACAGCAACGCCTTAATCGTTTAAATACAGTGGATAACAGCTGGCAAGCAACAGAACTACCTGAGAGTTTGAATGAAATACAGCATTGTTTTAGCAAAGGTGATGCGCTTTTTGTTATCCAACGTCAATACGAGCAATTACTGTTAAGTCAATTTGATGTTGCTACACAAAGTGTTTTAAATTCAGAGTTAATTCCTGATTTTGAAGCCGGTGTTTATTATGACACTACACTTATAGGTAATACGTTATACCTGTTAAGTGCAAAAAACTTTGTGGAATTTGATTTTGATTTAATGCAATGGAAAACGCTTACCGCTAATCCGTTTGCGGTTGAGGTGCAAGATACGACTAGCTATTATTTACGTGATTTTAAAACGGTTGCCTATGGTAATACTCTGCTGTCGGTTGGTGGCGCTTATACCAATTATTATGGTAAAGCCATATATCAATATATTCCGCAATAA